From Streptomyces asiaticus, one genomic window encodes:
- the groL gene encoding chaperonin GroEL (60 kDa chaperone family; promotes refolding of misfolded polypeptides especially under stressful conditions; forms two stacked rings of heptamers to form a barrel-shaped 14mer; ends can be capped by GroES; misfolded proteins enter the barrel where they are refolded when GroES binds), protein MAKILKFDEDARRALERGVNKLADTVKVTIGPRGRNVVIDKKFGAPTITNDGVTIAREVEVEDPYENLGAQLVKEVATKTNDIAGDGTTTATVLAQALVREGLKNVAAGASPAALKKGIDAAVKAVSDDLLATARPIDEKSDIAAVAGLSAQDKQVGELIAEAMDKVGKDGVITVEESNTFGLELDFTEGMAFDKGYLSPYMVTDQERMEAVLDDPYILIHQGKISSIQDLLPLLEKIIQANASKPLLIIAEDVEGEALSTLVVNKIRGTFNAVAVKAPGFGDRRKAMLGDIATLTGGTVIAEEVGLKLDQVGLDVLGTARRVTVTKDDTTIVDGGGKADEVSGRIAQIKAEIESTDSDWDREKLQERLAKLAGGVCVIRVGAATEVELKEKKHRLEDAISATRAAVEEGIVSGGGSALVHAAKVLENSLGLEGDEATGVAVVRRAAVEPLRWIAENAGLEGYVITSKVAELQKGHGYNAATEEYGDLVKAGVIDPVKVTRSALENAASIASLLLTTETLVVEKPAEEEAEAAGHGHGHAH, encoded by the coding sequence ATGGCGAAGATCCTGAAGTTCGACGAGGACGCCCGTCGCGCCCTCGAGCGCGGCGTCAACAAGCTCGCGGACACCGTCAAGGTGACCATCGGCCCCCGTGGCCGCAATGTCGTCATCGACAAGAAGTTCGGTGCCCCCACCATCACCAACGACGGTGTCACGATCGCCCGTGAGGTCGAGGTCGAGGACCCGTACGAGAACCTTGGCGCGCAGCTCGTCAAGGAGGTGGCGACCAAGACCAACGACATCGCGGGTGACGGCACCACCACGGCCACCGTGCTGGCCCAGGCGCTGGTGCGCGAGGGCCTGAAGAACGTGGCCGCCGGCGCCTCCCCGGCCGCCCTGAAGAAGGGCATCGACGCGGCGGTCAAGGCCGTCTCGGACGACCTGCTGGCCACCGCCCGCCCGATCGACGAGAAGTCCGACATCGCCGCCGTGGCCGGGCTGTCCGCCCAGGACAAGCAGGTCGGCGAGCTGATCGCCGAGGCGATGGACAAGGTCGGCAAGGACGGTGTCATCACCGTCGAGGAGTCCAACACCTTCGGTCTGGAGCTCGACTTCACCGAGGGCATGGCCTTCGACAAGGGCTACCTCTCGCCGTACATGGTCACCGACCAGGAGCGGATGGAGGCCGTCCTCGACGACCCGTACATCCTGATCCACCAGGGCAAGATCTCCTCCATCCAGGACCTGCTGCCGCTCCTGGAGAAGATCATCCAGGCCAACGCCAGCAAGCCGCTGCTGATCATCGCCGAGGACGTGGAGGGCGAGGCCCTCTCCACCCTCGTCGTCAACAAGATCCGCGGCACCTTCAACGCGGTCGCGGTGAAGGCCCCGGGCTTCGGTGACCGCCGTAAGGCCATGCTCGGCGACATCGCCACCCTTACGGGCGGCACCGTCATCGCCGAGGAGGTCGGCCTCAAGCTCGACCAGGTCGGCCTGGACGTGCTGGGCACCGCCCGCCGCGTGACCGTCACCAAGGACGACACCACGATCGTCGACGGTGGCGGCAAGGCGGACGAGGTCTCCGGCCGCATCGCCCAGATCAAGGCCGAGATCGAGTCCACGGACTCCGACTGGGACCGCGAGAAGCTCCAGGAGCGGCTCGCCAAGCTGGCCGGCGGCGTGTGCGTGATCCGCGTGGGCGCGGCCACCGAGGTCGAGCTCAAGGAGAAGAAGCACCGCCTGGAGGACGCCATCTCCGCGACCCGCGCCGCGGTCGAGGAGGGCATCGTCTCCGGTGGTGGCTCCGCGCTGGTCCACGCCGCGAAGGTGCTGGAGAACAGCCTGGGCCTGGAGGGTGACGAGGCCACCGGTGTCGCCGTGGTCCGCCGCGCCGCGGTCGAGCCGCTGCGCTGGATCGCCGAGAACGCCGGTCTCGAGGGCTACGTGATCACCTCGAAGGTCGCCGAGCTCCAGAAGGGCCACGGCTACAACGCGGCCACCGAGGAGTACGGCGACCTGGTGAAGGCCGGCGTCATCGACCCGGTCAAGGTCACCCGCTCCGCGCTGGAGAACGCGGCGTCGATCGCCTCGCTGCTGCTCACCACCGAGACCCTGGTGGTCGAGAAGCCGGCCGAGGAAGAGGCCGAGGCCGCCGGCCACGGCCACGGTCACGCGCACTGA
- a CDS encoding SDR family NAD(P)-dependent oxidoreductase — translation MTTALITGTTAGIGAAFAGRLAADGHNLVLVARDEKRLREQAADLHDRHGVEADVLVADLSEDDGIAAVEARLKDRTHPVDLLVNNAGFGNRARYLEVPITDELRMLKLHCEAVLRLTSAGAGTMRDRGRGGVINVASVAAFFPRGTYGASKAWVVQFTQGAAKDLARSGVRLMALCPGFVRTEFHARAGIKDTSVPSWMWLDPDRLVTAALKDFARGKSLSIPDPRYKAMSSLAKLAPRSALSSLSSKVGRPPAKG, via the coding sequence ATGACGACTGCATTGATTACCGGAACCACCGCGGGCATCGGCGCCGCCTTCGCGGGCCGGCTCGCCGCCGACGGGCACAATCTGGTGCTCGTCGCACGCGATGAGAAGCGGCTGCGGGAGCAGGCGGCGGATCTGCACGACCGGCACGGCGTGGAGGCGGACGTGCTGGTGGCGGACCTCTCCGAGGATGACGGGATCGCTGCGGTCGAGGCCCGGCTGAAGGACCGTACCCACCCGGTCGATCTGCTCGTCAACAACGCCGGTTTCGGCAACCGCGCCCGCTATCTGGAAGTGCCGATCACCGATGAGCTGCGGATGCTGAAGCTGCACTGCGAGGCGGTGCTGCGGCTGACCAGCGCGGGGGCCGGGACGATGCGGGACCGGGGGCGCGGCGGGGTGATCAATGTGGCGTCGGTCGCGGCCTTCTTCCCGCGCGGGACGTACGGGGCGAGCAAGGCGTGGGTCGTGCAGTTCACGCAGGGCGCGGCGAAGGACCTGGCCCGCTCGGGGGTGCGGCTGATGGCGCTGTGCCCGGGGTTCGTCCGTACGGAGTTCCACGCGCGGGCGGGGATCAAGGACACCAGCGTGCCGAGCTGGATGTGGCTGGACCCGGACCGGCTGGTCACGGCGGCGCTGAAGGATTTCGCCCGGGGTAAGTCGCTGTCCATCCCGGACCCGCGCTACAAGGCGATGTCGAGCCTGGCGAAGCTGGCCCCGCGCTCGGCCCTCTCCTCCCTCTCCTCCAAGGTCGGCCGCCCCCCGGCCAAGGGGTAG
- a CDS encoding MOSC domain-containing protein, translating to MPHTPHPSAVLTVNIGRAMPSAHTDCPAGTGIDKRPVDRLVRVTAPGPKGQAGSGLAGDSVCDLRHHGGDDQAVYAYAREDLDVWERELGRELANGSFGENLTTSGIDVNGALIGELWRVGSELLLEVTSPRIPCRTFAGWLGERGWLKRFTQAAVPGAYLRVLEPGEIRSGDAVEIVHRPDHEVTVAFLFRAETTERELLPRVLAAGEALHPEARKTALKYRSAKTI from the coding sequence ATGCCGCATACTCCGCACCCCTCAGCCGTCCTCACCGTGAACATCGGCCGCGCGATGCCGAGCGCCCACACCGATTGCCCGGCGGGCACCGGTATCGACAAGCGGCCCGTCGACCGCCTGGTACGGGTCACGGCCCCCGGGCCGAAGGGCCAGGCCGGAAGCGGTCTGGCCGGTGACTCGGTCTGCGACCTCCGCCACCACGGCGGCGACGACCAGGCCGTCTACGCCTACGCCCGGGAGGACCTCGACGTCTGGGAGCGGGAGCTGGGCCGCGAACTGGCCAACGGCTCCTTCGGCGAGAACCTCACCACCAGCGGTATCGACGTCAACGGCGCCCTCATCGGCGAGCTCTGGCGGGTGGGGAGCGAGCTGCTGCTGGAGGTGACCTCACCGCGCATCCCGTGCCGTACGTTCGCCGGCTGGCTGGGCGAGCGGGGGTGGCTCAAGCGGTTCACCCAGGCCGCCGTCCCCGGTGCGTATCTGCGGGTGCTCGAGCCCGGCGAGATCCGCTCGGGCGACGCCGTCGAGATCGTGCACCGGCCCGACCACGAGGTGACGGTCGCGTTCCTCTTCCGCGCCGAGACCACGGAGCGGGAGCTGCTGCCGAGGGTGCTGGCGGCCGGTGAGGCACTGCATCCGGAGGCGCGGAAGACCGCCCTGAAATACCGGTCCGCGAAGACGATCTGA
- a CDS encoding LysR family transcriptional regulator, which translates to MIEARHLRVLRAVAATGSFSAAARELGCTQPAVSQQMKALEGAAGTPLLIRSGREMRLTEAGRALVRHAGGILAGLTAAEEEVAAIAGLRSGRVRLVSFPSGSSTLVPMALAEMRAEHPGTRVSLVEAEPPGSVEMLRSGDCEIALAFRYPQVSTDAEAASGGGCEWDDLVLRPLLSDRLVGVVPEGHKLAGAGAVGIAELAGEPWIAGCPRCRGHLVEVCESEGFTPRIDFATDDYPTVVGLVGAGLGVAVLPELALESVRTKGATTLEVEPAVRREVVALTLPDLARVPAVAATLDRLERAARR; encoded by the coding sequence ATGATCGAGGCCCGCCATCTCAGGGTGCTGCGCGCGGTGGCCGCCACCGGCTCCTTCTCCGCCGCCGCCCGTGAGCTCGGCTGCACCCAGCCCGCCGTCAGCCAGCAGATGAAGGCCCTGGAGGGCGCCGCGGGCACTCCGCTGCTGATCCGCAGCGGACGGGAGATGCGGCTGACCGAGGCGGGCCGGGCGCTGGTACGGCACGCCGGCGGGATCCTGGCCGGGCTGACCGCCGCCGAGGAGGAGGTCGCGGCCATCGCCGGGCTGCGCTCGGGCCGGGTGCGGCTGGTGTCCTTCCCCAGCGGCAGCTCGACCCTGGTGCCCATGGCGCTCGCCGAGATGCGCGCGGAGCACCCCGGAACGCGCGTCTCGCTCGTGGAGGCCGAGCCGCCGGGCTCGGTGGAGATGCTGCGCTCGGGCGACTGCGAGATCGCGCTGGCCTTTCGGTATCCGCAGGTGAGCACGGATGCGGAGGCGGCGTCGGGAGGCGGCTGCGAATGGGACGACCTGGTCCTGCGGCCGCTGCTGAGCGATCGGCTGGTGGGCGTGGTGCCGGAGGGGCACAAGCTGGCGGGCGCCGGGGCGGTGGGGATCGCCGAGCTGGCCGGGGAGCCGTGGATCGCGGGCTGCCCGCGCTGCCGGGGGCATCTGGTGGAGGTGTGCGAGTCCGAGGGCTTCACCCCGCGCATCGACTTCGCGACGGACGACTATCCGACGGTCGTCGGCCTGGTCGGGGCCGGGCTGGGGGTCGCGGTGCTGCCCGAGCTGGCGCTGGAGTCGGTGCGGACCAAGGGCGCCACGACGCTGGAGGTGGAACCGGCGGTGCGCCGGGAAGTGGTGGCGCTGACGCTGCCCGACCTTGCCCGCGTCCCCGCGGTGGCGGCGACGCTGGACCGGCTGGAGCGGGCCGCCCGCAGATGA
- a CDS encoding WhiB family transcriptional regulator → MADFSRLPGPNADLWDWQLLAACRGVDSSLFFHPEGERGAARSAREMSAKEVCMRCPVRAQCAAHALAVREPYGVWGGLTEDEREELMGRARHRAVASTGAPGS, encoded by the coding sequence ATGGCAGATTTCTCCCGTCTTCCCGGCCCGAATGCCGACCTGTGGGACTGGCAGCTCCTGGCCGCGTGTCGCGGGGTCGACAGCTCGCTCTTCTTCCACCCGGAGGGGGAGCGCGGCGCTGCCCGCAGCGCACGTGAGATGTCGGCGAAAGAGGTGTGCATGCGCTGCCCGGTACGGGCGCAGTGCGCGGCCCACGCCCTTGCCGTACGCGAGCCCTACGGGGTGTGGGGCGGACTGACCGAGGACGAGCGCGAGGAGCTCATGGGGCGGGCGCGGCACCGCGCGGTCGCCAGTACGGGCGCCCCGGGATCGTGA
- a CDS encoding response regulator transcription factor, with protein sequence MTSVLVCDDSPLAREALRRAVATVPGVERVTTAANGEEVLRRWGADRSDLILMDVRMPGLGGVETVRRLLSADPGARIIMLTVAEDLDGVALAVAAGARGYLHKDASRAELRATVTQALADPTWRLAPRRLRSAEMGAAPTLTAREIQVLEGMSHGRSNAEIGRELFLSEDTVKTHARRLFKKLGASDRAHAVALGFRWGLVR encoded by the coding sequence ATGACATCCGTCCTCGTCTGCGACGACTCCCCGCTTGCCCGAGAGGCGCTGCGCCGCGCGGTGGCGACCGTGCCCGGCGTCGAGCGTGTGACGACGGCGGCCAACGGCGAGGAAGTCCTCCGCCGCTGGGGTGCCGACCGCTCGGATCTGATTCTGATGGACGTACGGATGCCCGGTCTCGGCGGGGTCGAGACCGTGCGGCGGCTGCTCTCCGCCGACCCCGGCGCCCGGATCATCATGCTCACGGTCGCCGAGGACCTGGACGGAGTGGCGCTGGCCGTGGCGGCCGGTGCCCGTGGCTATCTGCACAAGGACGCCTCGCGCGCCGAGCTGCGCGCCACCGTGACCCAGGCGCTCGCCGACCCCACCTGGCGGCTGGCCCCGCGCCGGCTGCGCTCGGCCGAGATGGGCGCCGCGCCCACGCTCACCGCGCGGGAGATCCAGGTGCTCGAGGGCATGAGCCACGGCCGGTCCAACGCGGAGATCGGCCGCGAGCTGTTCCTGTCCGAGGACACGGTCAAGACGCACGCACGCCGGTTGTTCAAGAAGCTCGGCGCGTCCGACCGGGCGCATGCGGTGGCCCTCGGGTTCCGCTGGGGTCTGGTCCGCTGA
- a CDS encoding sigma-70 family RNA polymerase sigma factor: MPRDEESPGAPKGAPGGTGAIGALVGRATEGDEQATHDLLALVHPLALRYCRTRLSRLPGDARHFVDDLAQEVCLAVLCALPRYRDTGKPFEAFVVAIASHKVADLQRAAMRHPGSTAIPSDEMPEQPDDSLGPEERALLSSDAEWAKKLLANLPENQRELVLLRVAVGLTAEETGQMLGMSPGAVRVAQHRALSRLRALAEQ; the protein is encoded by the coding sequence ATGCCGCGCGACGAGGAGAGCCCAGGAGCCCCCAAGGGAGCTCCCGGGGGTACGGGGGCGATCGGCGCCCTCGTCGGGCGCGCAACTGAGGGGGACGAGCAGGCCACCCACGATCTTCTGGCCCTGGTCCACCCGCTGGCCCTGCGCTACTGCCGTACGAGGCTGTCCCGACTTCCGGGTGATGCCCGCCACTTCGTGGACGACCTCGCGCAGGAGGTCTGTCTCGCGGTGCTGTGCGCGCTGCCGCGCTACCGCGACACCGGAAAGCCCTTCGAGGCGTTCGTCGTCGCCATCGCCTCCCACAAGGTCGCCGATCTCCAGCGGGCCGCCATGCGGCACCCGGGCTCCACGGCCATCCCCTCGGACGAGATGCCGGAGCAGCCGGACGATTCGCTGGGGCCCGAGGAGCGGGCGCTGCTCAGCAGCGATGCGGAGTGGGCCAAGAAGCTGCTGGCCAACCTTCCGGAGAACCAGCGCGAGCTGGTGCTGCTGAGGGTCGCGGTCGGGCTGACGGCGGAGGAGACCGGGCAGATGCTCGGGATGTCCCCCGGAGCGGTGCGGGTCGCCCAGCACCGGGCGCTGAGCAGGCTGCGCGCGCTCGCCGAGCAGTGA
- the guaB gene encoding IMP dehydrogenase, with protein sequence MTDNVDGVPEKFAMLGLTYDDVLLLPGASEVLPNAVDTSSRVSRNVRVNVPLLSAAMDKVTESRMAIAMARQGGVGVLHRNLSIEDQANQVDLVKRSESGMVTDPITVRPDATLHEADALCAKFRISGVPVTDAVGKLLGIVTNRDMAFEVDRGRQVREVMTPMPLVTGKVGISGEDAMQLLRRHKIEKLPLVDDAGVLKGLITVKDFVKAEQYPHAAKDAGGRLVVGAAVGVGDESYERAQALVEAGADFLVVDSAHGHSRGILDMIAKIKSNIAVDVVGGNVATRDGAQALIDAGVDGVKVGVGPGSICTTRVVAGIGVPQVTAIYEAARACHAAGVPLIGDGGLQYSGDIAKAIAAGADTVMLGSLLAGCEESPGEMVFINGKQFKSYRGMGSLGAMQTRGQARSYSKDRYFQDNVLSEDKLVPEGIEGQVPYRGPLASVAHQLVGGLRASMGYVGSANVAELKEKGRFVRITAAGLKESHPHDIQMTTEAPNYSGR encoded by the coding sequence ATGACTGACAACGTCGACGGAGTGCCTGAGAAGTTCGCCATGCTCGGGCTGACGTACGACGACGTGCTGCTGCTGCCGGGCGCCTCCGAGGTGCTGCCGAACGCGGTCGACACCTCGTCCAGGGTCTCGCGGAACGTCCGGGTGAATGTGCCGCTGCTGTCCGCCGCCATGGACAAGGTCACCGAGTCCCGGATGGCCATCGCCATGGCCCGGCAGGGCGGCGTGGGCGTGCTGCACCGCAATCTGTCCATCGAGGACCAGGCCAACCAGGTCGACCTGGTCAAGCGGTCGGAGTCCGGCATGGTCACCGACCCGATCACGGTCCGGCCGGACGCCACGCTGCACGAGGCGGACGCGCTGTGCGCGAAGTTCCGCATCAGCGGTGTGCCGGTCACGGACGCCGTGGGCAAGCTGCTCGGCATCGTCACCAACCGTGACATGGCCTTCGAGGTCGACCGGGGCCGTCAGGTCCGCGAGGTCATGACCCCGATGCCGCTGGTCACCGGCAAGGTGGGGATCTCCGGCGAGGACGCGATGCAGCTGCTGCGCCGCCACAAGATCGAGAAGCTGCCGCTGGTCGACGACGCGGGCGTGCTCAAGGGCCTGATCACGGTCAAGGACTTCGTGAAGGCCGAGCAGTACCCCCACGCGGCGAAGGACGCGGGCGGCCGGCTGGTCGTCGGCGCCGCCGTCGGCGTTGGCGACGAGTCGTACGAGCGGGCGCAGGCGCTGGTCGAGGCCGGGGCCGACTTCCTGGTCGTGGACAGCGCGCACGGCCACAGCCGGGGCATCCTCGACATGATCGCCAAGATCAAGTCCAATATCGCGGTCGATGTGGTGGGCGGCAATGTCGCCACCAGGGACGGCGCCCAGGCGCTGATCGACGCGGGGGTGGACGGGGTCAAGGTCGGCGTCGGCCCGGGCTCGATCTGCACCACGCGCGTGGTCGCGGGCATCGGCGTGCCGCAGGTCACCGCCATCTACGAGGCCGCCCGCGCCTGTCACGCGGCCGGGGTGCCGCTGATCGGCGACGGCGGCCTTCAGTACTCGGGCGACATCGCCAAGGCGATCGCGGCCGGTGCGGACACCGTGATGCTGGGCAGCCTGCTGGCCGGCTGCGAGGAGTCGCCGGGCGAGATGGTCTTCATCAACGGCAAGCAGTTCAAGTCCTACCGGGGCATGGGCTCCTTGGGCGCGATGCAGACGCGTGGCCAGGCCCGCTCGTACTCCAAGGACCGCTACTTCCAGGACAACGTGCTGTCCGAGGACAAGCTGGTCCCCGAGGGCATCGAGGGCCAGGTGCCCTACCGCGGCCCGCTCGCCTCGGTCGCGCACCAGCTGGTGGGCGGTCTGCGGGCGTCGATGGGCTATGTCGGCTCGGCCAATGTGGCGGAGCTGAAGGAGAAGGGCCGCTTTGTGCGGATCACCGCGGCGGGCCTCAAGGAGAGCCACCCGCATGACATCCAGATGACCACCGAGGCGCCGAACTACTCCGGCCGTTGA
- a CDS encoding GuaB3 family IMP dehydrogenase-related protein — protein sequence MTEIEIGRGKRGRRAYAFDDIAVVPSRRTRDPKEVSIAWQIDAYRFELPFLAAPMDSVVSPRTAIRIGELGGLGVLNLEGLWTRYEDPEPLLAEIAELDERTATTRMQEIYAEPIKEELIGQRLKEVRDAGVVTAAALSPQRTAQFSKAVVDAGVDIFVIRGTTVSAEHVSGAAEPLNLKQFIYELDVPVIVGGCATYTAALHLMRTGAAGVLVGFGGGAAHTTRNVLGIQVPMATAVADVAAARRDYMDESGGRYVHVIADGGVGWSGDLPKAVACGADAVMMGSPLARATDAPGRGHHWGMEAVHDEVPRGKRMNLGTVGSTEEILLGPSHTTDGSMNFFGALRRAMATTGYSELKEFQRVEVTVAPSARDKR from the coding sequence GTGACTGAGATCGAGATCGGGCGCGGCAAGCGCGGCCGCAGGGCGTACGCGTTCGACGACATCGCCGTTGTGCCGAGTCGTCGCACCCGGGACCCGAAGGAGGTCTCGATCGCCTGGCAGATCGACGCCTACCGCTTCGAGCTGCCTTTCCTGGCCGCGCCGATGGACTCGGTGGTCTCGCCCCGCACCGCGATCCGCATCGGTGAGCTCGGCGGCCTCGGGGTGCTCAACCTCGAGGGGCTCTGGACCCGTTACGAGGACCCGGAGCCGCTGCTGGCCGAGATCGCCGAGCTGGACGAGCGCACCGCGACCACCCGGATGCAGGAGATCTACGCCGAGCCGATCAAGGAGGAGCTGATCGGCCAGCGCCTGAAGGAGGTGCGGGACGCGGGCGTGGTGACCGCCGCCGCCCTGTCCCCGCAGCGCACGGCCCAGTTCTCCAAGGCCGTGGTGGACGCGGGGGTCGACATCTTCGTGATCCGCGGGACCACGGTCTCCGCCGAGCATGTCTCCGGTGCCGCCGAGCCGCTCAACCTCAAGCAGTTCATCTATGAGCTGGACGTTCCGGTGATCGTGGGCGGCTGCGCCACCTACACGGCCGCGCTGCACCTGATGCGCACCGGCGCGGCCGGTGTGCTGGTGGGCTTCGGCGGCGGCGCCGCGCACACCACCCGCAACGTGCTGGGCATCCAGGTGCCGATGGCCACGGCGGTCGCCGATGTCGCCGCCGCCCGCCGGGACTACATGGACGAGTCCGGCGGCCGCTATGTGCATGTGATCGCCGACGGCGGCGTGGGCTGGAGCGGCGATCTGCCGAAGGCCGTCGCCTGCGGCGCGGACGCGGTGATGATGGGCTCCCCGCTGGCCCGGGCCACGGACGCGCCGGGCCGCGGTCACCACTGGGGCATGGAGGCCGTGCACGACGAGGTGCCGCGCGGCAAGCGGATGAACCTGGGCACGGTGGGCTCCACCGAGGAGATCCTCCTCGGCCCCTCGCACACCACCGACGGCTCGATGAACTTCTTCGGCGCGCTGCGCCGCGCGATGGCCACGACCGGCTATTCGGAGCTGAAGGAGTTCCAGCGGGTCGAGGTCACGGTCGCCCCGTCGGCCCGCGACAAGCGCTGA
- a CDS encoding rod shape-determining protein: MAQNKSFNGRDMGIDLGTANTLVYVRGRGIVLNEPSVVAVNTVDGSVLSVGSAAKETMGRTPTNIVAVRPLRDGVIADFEIAERMLRYFIKKVMGSRRLGRPRVVVCVPSGITGVERRAVMEAATQAGARQVHLVEEPIAAAIGAGLPVSEPTGCMVVDIGGGTTEVAVVSLGGIVTARSVRTAGDAMDVAISSYVKKQYALAIGERTAEEIKVSIGSASPTGPLSVPRVSEAVRRPERNVEVFIPGQSGDNEDTQALLPPDRCAIRGRDQATGLPRVLELTSDEVRHALAEPVDSIVAAVRATLDETPPELAGDIMDRGIVLTGGGALLRGLDVRLGRELNIPVLVADDPLDCVAIGTGRCVEDFASLRTAMDARPRRPDAVRV, encoded by the coding sequence ATGGCGCAGAACAAGTCGTTCAATGGGCGTGACATGGGTATCGACCTCGGCACCGCCAACACACTGGTGTACGTACGGGGCAGGGGCATCGTGCTCAATGAGCCGTCGGTTGTGGCCGTGAACACAGTCGACGGCAGTGTGCTGTCGGTGGGTTCGGCGGCCAAGGAGACCATGGGGCGGACACCGACGAACATCGTCGCCGTACGGCCGTTGCGCGACGGCGTGATCGCCGATTTCGAGATCGCCGAGCGCATGCTGCGGTACTTCATCAAGAAGGTCATGGGCAGCCGTCGGCTCGGCCGTCCCCGGGTGGTGGTCTGTGTGCCCTCCGGGATCACCGGTGTTGAGCGGCGCGCGGTGATGGAGGCCGCCACCCAGGCCGGGGCGCGTCAGGTGCATCTGGTCGAGGAGCCCATCGCGGCGGCGATCGGCGCGGGGCTACCGGTGAGCGAGCCGACCGGCTGCATGGTCGTCGACATCGGCGGCGGTACGACGGAAGTCGCCGTGGTCTCGCTCGGCGGCATCGTCACCGCGCGGTCGGTGCGCACCGCGGGCGACGCGATGGACGTCGCGATCAGCTCCTATGTGAAGAAGCAGTACGCGCTGGCGATCGGTGAGCGGACCGCGGAGGAGATCAAGGTCTCCATCGGATCCGCCTCGCCCACCGGACCGCTGTCCGTACCGCGGGTCTCGGAGGCCGTCCGGCGGCCCGAGCGGAATGTGGAGGTGTTCATCCCGGGCCAGAGCGGGGACAACGAGGACACCCAGGCGCTGCTGCCGCCGGACCGCTGCGCCATCCGTGGCCGGGACCAGGCGACCGGGCTGCCCAGGGTGCTCGAACTGACCTCGGACGAGGTGCGGCACGCCCTCGCCGAGCCGGTGGACAGCATCGTCGCGGCGGTGCGGGCCACGCTCGACGAGACCCCGCCGGAGCTGGCGGGCGACATCATGGACCGCGGCATCGTGCTGACCGGCGGCGGGGCCCTGCTGCGCGGCCTGGACGTACGGCTGGGGCGCGAGCTGAACATCCCGGTGCTGGTGGCCGACGACCCGCTGGACTGCGTGGCCATCGGCACCGGCCGCTGCGTGGAGGACTTCGCCTCGCTGCGCACCGCGATGGACGCACGGCCTCGTCGGCCGGACGCCGTGCGGGTGTGA